The following coding sequences are from one Sulfurimonas crateris window:
- a CDS encoding glycosyltransferase family 4 protein, which yields MTIAEICLNDALGGLELTAANCFEYFKNKTNCYAIVAPDTKLDKLIDNKNKFTVKRNKILPLIPAFKLAKLIDNNNIDILHFHLGKDIIPIVLAKIISKKKPIIIYSRHMNMTRFKNDIYHRWLYKNINMLHAVSRQVKEQLEKYIPSSARPPIELVYLGTKESSIDENKIETLKSKYNLENTFVVGMIGRIEDEKGQHILIEAISKLNNPNVKALIIGSAPREEYMKKLKEMVKSLNIEDKVIFTGFTKEVNEHMKLCDASVLATKKETFGLVVIESMRNKVCTIATNNGGPLEIIDDNINGLLFDRTPQDLASKIEYLYNNPDIKNSLASSGYEKAKREFDYETQMQKLYNAIQSV from the coding sequence ATGACTATTGCTGAAATTTGCTTAAATGATGCGTTGGGAGGGCTAGAACTCACTGCCGCAAACTGTTTTGAGTATTTTAAAAATAAAACAAACTGCTATGCCATAGTAGCTCCTGATACGAAATTAGACAAACTTATAGATAATAAAAATAAATTTACTGTTAAACGAAATAAAATACTCCCGTTAATACCGGCTTTCAAGTTGGCAAAACTCATAGACAACAATAATATTGATATTTTACATTTTCACTTAGGAAAGGACATAATACCAATAGTTTTAGCAAAAATTATAAGTAAAAAAAAGCCAATAATAATCTACTCTAGACACATGAATATGACAAGATTTAAAAATGACATATATCACAGATGGCTCTATAAAAATATAAACATGCTCCATGCAGTCTCAAGACAGGTAAAAGAGCAGCTTGAAAAATATATTCCAAGCAGTGCAAGGCCACCGATCGAACTTGTTTATCTTGGTACAAAAGAGAGCAGTATCGATGAGAACAAAATTGAAACTCTAAAATCAAAATACAATCTTGAGAACACATTTGTTGTCGGCATGATTGGAAGAATTGAAGATGAAAAGGGACAGCACATCCTCATAGAAGCCATCTCGAAGTTAAACAATCCAAATGTTAAAGCTCTAATCATAGGGAGTGCTCCTCGTGAGGAGTATATGAAAAAACTCAAAGAGATGGTTAAATCTTTAAATATTGAAGACAAGGTAATATTTACTGGATTTACAAAAGAGGTAAATGAGCATATGAAACTTTGTGATGCGTCTGTTTTAGCTACAAAGAAAGAGACATTCGGTCTTGTTGTAATAGAGTCTATGAGAAACAAAGTCTGTACTATTGCTACAAATAACGGTGGTCCATTAGAGATAATAGATGACAATATAAACGGGCTCCTATTTGATAGAACTCCACAAGATTTGGCTTCTAAAATAGAGTATCTTTACAACAATCCTGATATAAAAAATTCTCTTGCCAGTTCTGGGTATGAAAAAGCAAAAAGAGAGTTTGACTATGAAACTCAAATGCAAAAACTTTACAATGCCATACAAAGCGTATAG
- the waaC gene encoding lipopolysaccharide heptosyltransferase I, producing the protein MKICIVKLSAMGDIIHAMVALQFIKEELPSSQVDWVVESAFKGVLENNPHIDNILEVDLKSVKKKKSEIFTQYKILREYSKNNYDIVIDAQGLLKSAIVSRIIGAKVIAGFDKTSIREGIASFFYNKKVSIAYDANTIDRNATVICEPLGIKVTSEKIINKEKFLFCASYEENLPEIFNIFVIGSTWESRNYPKEKFVEIAKALKTPTYIVWGSEDEHQKALWMQEQSEFLHILPRGSLDELKYVISKCSLLIGNDTGPTHMAWGLNVPSITIFGPTPTNRVYVTPINKVVKSKSEVNHYKLDKNDFSIREINAEEIIQISKEL; encoded by the coding sequence ATGAAAATATGCATAGTAAAACTCTCGGCAATGGGTGATATCATACACGCAATGGTGGCACTCCAGTTTATAAAAGAAGAGCTTCCCTCTTCTCAGGTGGACTGGGTAGTCGAGAGTGCCTTTAAAGGTGTACTAGAAAATAATCCGCATATAGACAATATTTTAGAGGTAGATCTAAAATCCGTCAAAAAGAAAAAAAGCGAAATTTTCACTCAGTATAAAATTTTAAGAGAGTACTCAAAAAACAACTATGACATCGTTATAGATGCACAAGGGCTTCTGAAGTCTGCGATAGTATCCAGAATCATAGGGGCAAAGGTCATAGCAGGTTTTGACAAAACCTCGATCCGAGAGGGCATCGCATCTTTTTTTTACAACAAAAAAGTAAGTATTGCTTATGATGCAAACACAATAGACAGAAATGCGACCGTTATCTGTGAACCGCTCGGTATTAAAGTTACAAGTGAAAAGATCATAAATAAAGAGAAGTTTCTGTTCTGCGCCTCGTATGAAGAAAATCTGCCTGAGATTTTTAACATTTTTGTTATCGGCTCAACATGGGAGAGCAGGAACTATCCAAAAGAGAAGTTCGTAGAGATAGCGAAGGCTTTAAAAACTCCAACCTATATAGTCTGGGGAAGCGAAGATGAGCACCAAAAGGCACTCTGGATGCAGGAACAGTCAGAGTTTTTACATATACTGCCTCGCGGCTCTTTGGATGAATTAAAGTATGTCATCTCCAAATGCTCTCTTCTTATAGGAAACGATACGGGACCTACTCATATGGCTTGGGGACTAAACGTGCCATCCATTACCATTTTCGGACCTACTCCTACAAATCGTGTCTATGTCACGCCGATAAACAAGGTAGTAAAATCAAAAAGTGAAGTTAACCACTATAAGCTTGATAAAAACGATTTCTCTATACGAGAGATTAATGCGGAAGAAATTATACAAATATCAAAGGAACTTTAA